From Halomicrobium salinisoli, the proteins below share one genomic window:
- the bcp gene encoding thioredoxin-dependent thiol peroxidase produces MLSVGETAPDFQLSDQDGEPVALSDYEGQRVVLYFYPRADTPGCTTEACGFRDEWDAFEDRDVAVLGVSDDPVDDLDDFAAAYDLPFRLLSDEDGEVASRYDSYGEKNMFGNTFDGVFRNTYLIGPDGTVEAVYEGVDPEGHAEEILADL; encoded by the coding sequence ATGCTCAGCGTCGGCGAGACCGCACCCGACTTCCAGTTGTCAGACCAGGACGGCGAGCCGGTCGCGCTCTCGGACTACGAGGGCCAGCGGGTCGTCCTGTACTTCTACCCGCGCGCGGACACGCCCGGCTGTACGACCGAGGCCTGTGGCTTCCGCGACGAGTGGGACGCCTTCGAGGACCGCGACGTCGCCGTGCTGGGGGTCAGCGACGATCCCGTCGACGACCTCGACGACTTCGCCGCGGCGTACGACCTCCCCTTCCGCCTGCTGTCGGACGAGGACGGCGAGGTGGCCAGTCGGTACGACTCCTACGGCGAGAAGAACATGTTCGGAAACACGTTCGACGGCGTGTTCCGGAACACGTACCTCATCGGTCCCGACGGGACCGTCGAGGCCGTCTACGAGGGCGTCGATCCAGAGGGCCACGCCGAGGAGATTCTCGCGGACCTCTGA